AACTGCACCACGAACCCATAACCATATCGGTGATCGAGGACGCGCTGGCTCGCGGCGACGTACCGGTGATCCTCGTCAGTACCTGGCATCTCAATCGAAGCCGGGTACCTCACTGGGTTACGGTGTGCGCGATGGACGACCAGTTCGTCTACCTGCACGATCCTGAGATCGATGTGGAAGAGGGAGAGACCGTGGCCGACAAACAATATCTGCCTGTCGACCGCGGTGTATTCGAGAAGATGGCCCGGTATGGCCATCAGCAACGGCTCCAGGCCGTCGTGATCGTGGGCGCCCGCCGGGAGATGGCCGCCTGAGCCATATCCCGGGACTCATCAGGCTGTTCGGATAGTCGCCTCTTTGAGGGAGGCGATCTCATCGCGCAACCGTGCCGCTTTTTCGAAATCCAGGTCCGAGGCGGCCTTGTACATCTCATCCTCCAGCTTCGTAATATCCTTGAGCAACTGCTCCGGCGTCTTGCCGTGGGCCTTGATGCGGTACTCTTCCGCCTCCTCGGCGGCCTGTTGACCCGGACGCTCGCCACCACGACGACGTCCCGGCGCCCCGCCCCGGGCCCCTTCCATGATGTCCGTGACCCTTTTCTCCAGGCCGCGCGGCGTAATGCCATGCTCTTCGTTATGGGCGATCTGCTTCTCGCGGCGCCGCCCCGTCTCATCGATCGCCCGCTGCATGGAGCCGGTAATTTTATCGCCGTATAAAATCGCCTTGCCGTGGACGTTCCGCGCGGCGCGGCCGATGGTCTGGATCAGAGAACGCTCGGAACGCAAGAAACCTTCCTTGTCCGCATCGAGGATGGCAACCAGGGAGACTTCCGGCATATCCAGGCCTTCCCGAAGCAGGTTGATCCCCACCAGAACGTCGAATTCGCCCCGGCGAAGGTCGCGGATGATTTCCACCCGCTCCACGGTATCGATATCCGAGTGCAGGTAGCGCACGCGAACGTCGTGTTCCTGCAGGAAGTCGGTCAGGTCTTCGGCCATGCGCTTTGTCAGCGTGGTCACCAACACCCGTTCGTCCACCGACACCCGTTTGCGGATCTCCGACAACAAGTCGTCAACCTGGGTCGAGGCCGGACGAACCTCGATTTCCGGATCGACAAGTCCTGTTGGTCGTACGACCTGCTCAACAACCTGGCCTGCGTGCCGGGCTTCATAGTCCGCCGGCGTGGCGGAGACGAAGATCATCTGCGGTGCGATACGCTCCCACTCGTCGAAACGCATGGGCCGGTTGTCCAGGGCAGAAGGTAGCCGGAAACCATACTCGACCAGCGTTTCCTTGCGTGAACGGTCGCCTTTGTACATCGCACCGATTTGGGGGATGGTGACGTGGGACTCGTCCACTACCAGCAACGCGTTCGGAGGCAGGTAGTCGAACAGCGTCGGCGGCGCTTCACCTGGGCGGCGCCCTGAGAGATAGCGCGAGTAGTTCTCGATGCCGTTGCAGTAACCCAGCTCCAGCATCATTTCGATGTCATAACGGGTACGTTCTTCCAGGCGCTGTGCCTCGACCAGCTTGTTGTTGTCACGCAGCTGCTTGAGACGCTCGTCGAGCTCCACCTTGATATTCTCAACCGCATCCAGCACGGTCTGGCGGGGCGTGACATAGTGACTCTTCGGATAAATGGTCACTCGGGGCACCCGGCGCAGAACCTCGCCCGTGAGCGGATCGAAGTAACTGAGATTCTCCACCTCGTCATCGAAGAGTTCGATGCGGATAGCCTCTTTCTCGGATTCCGCCGGGAACACATCGATTACATCGCCGCGCACCCGGTAATTGGCGCGATGGAATTCCACATCGTTGCGGGTGTATTGCAGCTCAGCCAAACGGCGCAGGATGAAGCGCTGATCGATCTGGTCGCCCCGGTCCAGGTGCAGCATCATCTTCAGGTAGGACTGGGGATCGCCCAAACCGTAGATAGACGAAACCGTTGCTACGATCAGGGCATCTTCGCGCTCCAGAAGTGCCTTGGTGGCCGAGAGACGCATCTGCTCGATATGCTCGTTGATGGAGGCGTCCTTCTCGATGAACGTATCGGACGACGGTACATAGGCCTCGGGCTGATAGTAGTCGTAATAGGAAACGAAGTACTCCACGGCATTCTTGGGAAAGAACTCC
The window above is part of the Marinobacter nanhaiticus D15-8W genome. Proteins encoded here:
- the uvrB gene encoding excinuclease ABC subunit UvrB — its product is MFEVESAYQPAGDQPKAIDGLVDGIESGLAHQTLLGVTGSGKTFTIANVVERIKRPTIVMAHNKTLAAQLYGEFKEFFPKNAVEYFVSYYDYYQPEAYVPSSDTFIEKDASINEHIEQMRLSATKALLEREDALIVATVSSIYGLGDPQSYLKMMLHLDRGDQIDQRFILRRLAELQYTRNDVEFHRANYRVRGDVIDVFPAESEKEAIRIELFDDEVENLSYFDPLTGEVLRRVPRVTIYPKSHYVTPRQTVLDAVENIKVELDERLKQLRDNNKLVEAQRLEERTRYDIEMMLELGYCNGIENYSRYLSGRRPGEAPPTLFDYLPPNALLVVDESHVTIPQIGAMYKGDRSRKETLVEYGFRLPSALDNRPMRFDEWERIAPQMIFVSATPADYEARHAGQVVEQVVRPTGLVDPEIEVRPASTQVDDLLSEIRKRVSVDERVLVTTLTKRMAEDLTDFLQEHDVRVRYLHSDIDTVERVEIIRDLRRGEFDVLVGINLLREGLDMPEVSLVAILDADKEGFLRSERSLIQTIGRAARNVHGKAILYGDKITGSMQRAIDETGRRREKQIAHNEEHGITPRGLEKRVTDIMEGARGGAPGRRRGGERPGQQAAEEAEEYRIKAHGKTPEQLLKDITKLEDEMYKAASDLDFEKAARLRDEIASLKEATIRTA